TGTTACTTGGTGGTCCTCCCTCTTCCTACTCCAACAGCACCGCTGCTGGTCATCCCGCTATGGGTATGATCAACCCGAACATCCCTCCCACTGCTGCAGCTGGTTTCCCCTTTAATTCAGTGGGCCCGCCGCGCCCACAGTCCAAGCCGCCTTCTTCCGATGGTATTTTTGATGGATCGTCACCTCCTTCTTCCACAGGGATGAGGTTTAGTATGGAGCCAGCGAAGAAGAAGAGGGGGAGGCCCAGAAAGTACACCCCAGATGGCAACATTGCCTTGGGGTTGTCGCCAACCCCGATTTCATCTTCGCCGAACTCGTTGGTCCATGCTGATCCTGGAGGTGGCACCCCTGGCGTGGCCTCTGAGCCTCCTTCTAAGCGGAATAGAGGGAGACCGCCAGGGTCAGGCAAGAGGCAACTTGATGCAttaggtatttttttttttttggcatataTGTTTTTGAacaatattttcttttgattattTAATTCATCTGTGCATACTTGTTATTCCACAGGAGGGGTTGGAGGAGTTGGATTTACACCTCATGTGATTACAGTGAAAGCAGGGGAGGTATGTCTTTTTCATTATGTTGAGTTAATCGCAATTAGTCAAGAGTTTTAAAGGAAAGTAAGGAATTtgtataaaaaaattgaaaaataaagaaGAGTAGAAAGTTTGGCATTATTATGGCTATTTAAGTTATTAGTTTAAGtaacagagtattatgcatcccATGGAATTTTATGATAATGCAAAATCATAGGCATAAAAAATCATAAGCATAAAATGCCAATTCTCCAAAGTAGGGAATGTTGAAATGGCCAAatatttgaagtttgcattagaCATGCAATTATTGAAGTTGTTTAATTTAGATTTACAAAGTGACGAGGATTTAGAGGGTTTTGTTCATTTAATGGAGGTTAGCTGATAAGTGTTAGCTTTTAATCTCGTAGTTTTTTTGAACTTTGAATATCTGCTGATTGGCCTAAAATTGATAATGCTTGGAAAGGTTTAGattttttggtcatttggcctaaATTAGCTATACACAACTTTGGaaatggttttattttttatgtgtTGCTTCAAATATTTTTACCATTTTCTATGCTGTGGTAATTACATCATGAATCCTAGTGGTTTATAGCATTTGTCAATTAAGTCctgataatttattttttcaatgaATTCATAATACTTTTTAATTCTTAAACCTTAATGCATTGTTTGAATGGAGGAATAGGAGGGAATAGGAAAGGGAAATTGGATGGGATAATAATTGTCCTTGTTGGATGTTTTAATGAAGTTGTACAAGGGACGATAGTAAGGGATTAATTCTCTCAAATCTCATTTTGTTTTCCTTTCAAAATTGAGGGATTAATAGTCATCCCTCCATTATTACTAATGGTTTTTAATAAGACTATTTATCCTTAATTAAAATTCTTTCTTATCTTTTGTAAAATCCAAACATAGAATAATTACCTTCTCATTTCCATTCTTTTACTATCCCATGGATAATGCATCATTTCCCTTCCAAATCCAAACTATCTAAAACTCCCAAACAAAGTGTTTAATGGTAAGAATCTTTCTTCCTGTTCAATGTAGACGCTACATGGTAGTGCTTTTTCCCATTCTGTTTTCCACCCAACAAAAATTTACTTTCTCTGAAAAGATATTATAAAAAAACAaatatttacttgtgtatcttcTCTCCCTTTCTGAAGTTCTATTTTGTTTTTAAAAAGAATGAAGAGAAGTTGTCCttttttaacaaaataaaaatttatttttttacctTTCATTAAAAATGTTAGTTTTGTTGAGTATGAGATTGATTTGGAAAAATGTAGTTTAATGTAGCATCCATTTGGAATGAATTAACAAAGATGACATGTCCTGAAAATCTGATGATCATCAGCTAGTTGGATCAGTCCAATTGGGAGTCAAACTAGTGACTGGTTCATTctagtttgattttattttattaatagtcATTTTTAATCTTACAGAGctattagatattatttttttgtatatattttctattttctttcattttttaaatttagtCTAACCAGTTGAATGAATCGAGCAAATGAATTAGTTAGCTGGCCAGCCTGATTTTAATAATGTTGAAATATTCTTAACTATTTAACGGTTCAGGAGTAACAGTGTAAGTCTTAAAAAGTTATCaggattgattaaaaaaaaatgattagcATTTAATTGAAGAATTCTATAACTATTATTGCTTGTGATGTGGTTAAGTCCTATTATTATTCAACATCATCCTTCTAATTGATTTGCTTAAATTTTCTAGGTAGATGACTTTGACTCTCAATTATTGCAGTTATTTAGAGTATAGTTATCTTTCTTTATATGGTAAACTACATGTTTGAAGTTGTACAAACCATGTATGCAGGACATAGCATCAAAGATTATGGCTTTCTCACAGCAAGGGCCACGAACAGTTTGTATTCTGTCTGCAAATGGTGCTATTTGTAATGTTACGCTTCGTCAGCCAGCAATGTCTGGTGGTACTGTGACATATGAGGTACTTCAACTGATTGTATAAGATTTGaccctaattttttttattttggcaTTTTTAGCATGATTTAGGTAATGGATGCAATTATAGTCAGCTcagtaaaataaaatattaccTTATTGCTTgttagaataaaaatgaattttcaatggcttttattttattattattttttttttcacttttcctGTCCTCCTCCCTCTTTATCTCATCCCAACCTGCCCTTCCTTTTTTCTTCCACCTCTGCTCTCACTTTTGGAAAATTCATTTATTGCTTGTCACTATTAATGTCAGTTGAGGACGCATACCACACCATTAAACTTCCCTCTCACTAGTGAACACTGTCCATCTTGTCCATGTGCTGATACTCTGCCTAGATTGGTTGACTTGAGCCTCCAAGTCTCCAAAACCAAACTtttccactctctctctctctctctctctctctctttccatcATTTCTAGCAAACTTATGGTCGGGAAATGGCTGCTGGGGTTCCAATTTGCATTGAGGTTTACTTCCCAAGCTTCAGTGCCCTTAAGTGATGGCCAAAAGTGGCTAGGTTTAGCTTTGGCTATTCTTCTCTTTCACTTGTTTGTCCTCTCTCTTTCTTCCCATTTTCTATCACTGTGAAAGTTGCTTAACAACCTTACTACTACTTTAACTTGTCAGAATGACATTCTTATCATTGATGCGTGGAAATGAGAATGTGGAGTAGAGGAATAAGAGGAGAATGAagagtggtttttttttttttttttttggggggggggggggggttttgtGTGTGGGTGTGGGGGGTGGTGTTGTTGTGGAGATAGAGAGGTGTTttggggaaaaggaaaaaaaaaattatattctaatcagatataaaatttttaattatttattaaattttgtttGTCTTTCTGAATTTTGAAATTGCCAAAATTAAAATGTTTtgtcaaaaaattgaaaaaaagcaCAACAGGCTTCGAACCATTATCCCCTTTGTCTATACATTAATACCATTATCCATTTCACCCTCTCTCCTTTATTCTCATACAAATAAGGATGTaaattcttcatcttcttttctGTTTTTGGTAGAGTGAAATTtgaaagacttttttttttttttctttttttttttttggggttgTTTACAAAAGGTTTCTTTAAGCTTTGTTTTCTTGTAGCTTAGATCATTTAGTATAATGCTATAAAGCATATAAACTGATGCATTatctaattttaaatttccaTGATACCTTTGTTCCTTAATTACATATATATGATGTATTGTGTGCCCTAATTTTAAGTGTCAAATTTTGGAGTTTGTTAGTTTTCATATACTGGCTTCACAAATATGTTTCTTTGTCCTCAGTAATATCTGCAGTCTTTGGATATAGCACCAAGATGTAGATGGTTAGATTTTTGGGTGAAGGTTACATAGGTCCCTTGACTCGAAATAGATTTTAAAATGCATAGTAATTTAGAAGTTCATGCAGTTTTTTGTTATGATTTCCTTCGGCTATGGGAAATTGCAGTTATTTTCTTAGCATATACATCATAGTTGTTCAAGGTGCTCCTTAGGTCTAAGGTCAATCATCTCCATTGATCTTGGGTCAGGCTCCATCACTAAGTTACACTAGGAACCTAGGCATGCTTTAACGAGTGTCTTGGCTTGCACTGAAGGGTATAGAGGATTTTTTTTTGGTACTCTTTGTTAGTTGGTTTTACTTGCATCATTGGATGCTTTCACCTTATGCCTTACTGATTGTTTTTAATTATTGGATGTTACAAtctttttcaataaataaatacaaTTGTATAGTGCCAATTTTTGGCAAGGCGAATGCCATGGTGTCATTTTGTGTTCTAATTGCAAAATGAAGTTGCCACTTTCCCTTCCCACTCGTTCAAGTGTCTGGAGCATCGGCAAAGACAAGTGCATATGGGAAGTTCTAATGTGTTAGAAATTATAGATGGTCTAATTTAAGGGGAATGGATGAAGAGGAAGAAGCATCAGCTTGGGCATGTTCCAAACATTGTTCATTGTTGGTGCTATGTCTTTTGCACGTTCTAATCCACATGAAATTTGCGTTGCCAATCTAGCTTGAGACCAGCTTATGTATCCATTATTTTATTCCCTTGCAATCTAGTATGCATATTGCCTATGCTGAactatttttatttgttatttcctGTGTAGTGTCCATGTGTCATTATGaattgtttaatatttttatattcaatTATTAATACTCACAAATTGGAACAATGTCCAAATATTttatattcattttaataaatgtATCTAGCATCCCTTTGGTTAATGTCTGTGGCTTGTGTTTAGGTCCCAATTACCTTGTACGCCTTAAGGCATCTTATGCTTTTGACAAGTATGATGTATATTGAATTTGTACGAGCATGGTTCAAATTTTGGAAGGGATTAAGTCATGAAAAGATGCTAAATTTACGACTTTTTTTTAGAACATCTCTCATACTTTTTTAGGAATATTCTTTGGTGAGAGTGATATTATATGATTACCTCCATTGTTGAACTCACAATTTCCAATTTATCTTCCAAGAATGATACATTTTCAGAGCTTTTTGGTTTTTGTTAATAGGTTCTATAACATCTTCGCAGAACAGTGAAATTCTGTAATTTTCAAAAGATGAGGTATAGAAGTTGGAAGTTGTTGATTTAAGTCTTAAACTGCAACTTTTCATCAGATGCTACTCTTTTGATGAATGGCTATGTTGCTATTCAGAAATATTATATCAAACAATTCTCTAGAAGTGGTTTTGGCAAAAAAGAATATAAATCTCCACTTTTCATATTTAAATGCAAGTCATATAATTGGTGGACATTTATCATTCTCATTCTTCCCGTGGAATTTCTGGAGGTAATGGCTTTCAactatttggaattattttgactcTGGTATAAGTATCTACTTCCTTATTTCCCAAAATTTTGTAGATTTTTTTCCCACTTCTTTGAAGTGTCAAACTTGTGATCATGACCGAGCATCCTTACATGATGTGTAGTTGAGGGTAAAATGAAAAGTTGAACTAAACAGAATAGCTTAAGGGATGTTGAGTTTGTTAGGGTTTGGGCTAATTGAACTAAATTGCACACTTAGATGCACTTGTTGAGGTTACAATTTAATTTTACTATAGTGGTTATTCATATAGGCTGTGGTAAAAGATCAGGAGGCAGAAAAGCATGTTGATGAAAATTGCTGGGAAGAGGTATGTGCATGGTTATTGTGGTCTTGTGAACTAGCCTATTTTAACTGAGATGAACTAGTCTTATTGCTTAATTGATACAAAAGAATTGAAGCGATGAGGGATTCTTTTCATGTGATCATGGTATTGCTTAAGGTAGATTTGGCATCTAGAATGGGCTATTAGAAAAACTGGAACACTAACAATtcgtcttcctcttcttctttaaaGAAGCATGACAGATTTTGTGTCATTTGTAAAGTGGCTGCCATTTTTCTACAATTTCTTCTGTACAGATGGCAATTTAATACCATTTTGTTAGGTTTTATCTGTGTCAGTGGTAGTAGGGTGGGCATGGCTTTTGTGCCCCTTTCTCCCCCTTCCCCATTTTCTTCAGTGATTCTTAAAagatgctatatatatatatatgggcaaTGAATAGCTTAATCTTTGCTTTGCCATTCCTATTCTTGTAACCTGTTTGTGCCATCTAGTTTGTTGAACCCTTAAATTTATATGCAAACGGGTATATAGGGTGTTATCTACTCATCCTTGAGCAGATAATATGTTGTTTTTCCGGTACATTTTTCTGGGGTGGGGTTTAGAGAGGGGGAGGCCTGTTTGTGTAGCCCAAGGCCAAGTGGGCCTCCCAGTACCTACTCCCTCTCCTCTTCCACCCCCCCCCCCACCAtttccacacacacacacacacacacacacacacacacacacacacgcatacacacgaaaaaaaaaaaaagaagaagaagagagaactgCAGGGTATGACCATATCAGATGTATGCATCTGCCACTACGTGGTGGCTTTTGGCTATAAGCAAAATGTTCCAAGGCATGTATTACTGTGCTTTTATTTTGCCACTGCTCACTGTACACGACATCTTCATGCCTTCAGTAAATGTATGTTTGTTGATATTTGTGTTTGTTTGAAATGCGAATGGATCAATGTTTGAATTGCGTTTGCATGCCTGCACGTGCAAGTGAAAGAGAGGTTTTCACACTAATCAATGGGTCTGTCCCATCAAGGTGCCTATAATTTTATCACCGTGattggaatgaaactagacactagCTAATTGTTATCAATTATGTTTGATTGTTTGGAACCTGTATGTCTTTCAGGggggtttatttatttattttttgacttTTTTCTTTGCAGGGCCGTTTTGAGATTATTTCTCTATCAGGTTCCTTCTTGCTTTCTGAAAATAATGGTAGTCGCAACCAAACTGGTGGCTTGAGTGTTTCATTAGCAGGTTCAGATGGTAGAGTTTTGGGTGGAGGAGTTGCTGGAATGCTAATGGCAGCATCACCAGTACAGGTATCAGTACAATAAtatcataatataaaatataatatattattatatacgTATGATATTGCAGAACATTTGCTTTTAAAAAAAGGACATCAGACATTGACATATTATCAAGGCATGATTAAAGTTAAATTTGAATATATTTCATGGTTAATACATTTAGTAAttttgattctttttttttttgtaaaaaaaaaatgatcacTTGCTAAATTTGATTGGTTATGTTATTTGATAGTATAATAACAAATTGTAATTACAAAATTTAGAGAGGCGGAGAGAAAGAGTTCAAGGAGCAATAGGAGAAAGTAGAGAAGAGGAAAGGAAGGGAGGGTTGtggtttttttggggggggggggggggcgccgGGGGGCGGTGTGTGCTGTGGGGTGGGGTGCAGAGCTAATCTGCAGTGGGTGGAGACTTTGACAAAACTGCAAAAGACAGTGTCAATCGAGAACCACCAGCCAGCGCCGAACATGGTGCCTGTGATGCTTGGCTCATAGATTGCCCTTGCATCTCTTCTTCAACACGGCGATCAATCTCTGCCTTGACGGAGGGATCTCCATAATCATTGTAATGTAGGGAGAGCAGTTGCCCCCTGTCTCTATACTCCCCAACATCCACCCACCccggccccccccccccccccccccccccccacccaaaaaaaaaaaaaaaaggttttgtATTAAATAGGTAATACTATTGTACTAAATATACTTGAAATCAAAATCACCATTAATTTGAACTTACATTAAAAGttaaaagttaaaataaaattgtactaatatacatgaaatcaaaacttacataaaaaataaaagcTAAAATAAAATAGATTTACTATGGTACAGAGAaatattgatatttatttattattttgtacATGGATGGACCATTAACTTTGCATTATTTATGATTGGTGAAGAGGAGAAAAAACAAAATTTGTTGACACTCAAAATTCTTGCGTCGCACGCACGAATAAATGACAGACTACAAATAGAAATAACAGCATTTTAGCTAACTAAAATGAAACTGTATTTGATTTAAGTTCATTTTCCATCTGATAATACAAATAGTATTTTTAAGAATTGTCATAACCAATAATTTGATGCTTGGGTTAGTTTTGATAATATTGGCTTTTTCATTGAACTTACTACCAATTCCTCGTGCTTGCCAGGTCATTGTCGGCAGTTTTATTGCTGATGGGAAAAAATCAAACTCGACGATATCAAAATCTGGGCCTTCATTGGCACCAACAACCCAAACGTTGAATTTTGGTGCGCCATTGACAACATCCAGCCCTCCTTCTCAAGGCCCCTCTAGCGAGTCTTCTGACGGAAATGGTAGTAGTCCTCTTAACCGAGATCCCGGAATCTATAGCAATGCAACTCAACCCATTCATAGTATGAATATGTACCAACTATGGGCTGCCCCAAATCCGCACTGAAGATGCTTCTCAATTAACAATTTGGAGTTTTGAGGCGTAGATATGGCAATCGTACTTGCGTAGCAGATTGAGTTCAAAATCCTAATGCTAACATGCGTTATTGAATACAGCCTGCAGATGagcttttcattttattattcttCAAGGGCAGGTTCCTTTCTTCTTGGGTAGCTTGAATTTACATCTCCTTTTCTCATCTTATCTGGACATAGATATTAGTGGTAGCTGCATGTCTCCCCCTTTTAAGAAGGGCTTAGTTCAATTTGCTATTTAGGTATACTGGTTCTTCTTGTGTTTCCTGTTGCTAGTTTCTGCAAGTAACGTactcttttaaaaaataattaatatgataagtTCAATatatttgagttgggattttattgcaacttgtttCCCTGTTGGTAGCCAATCAACTTACGTAAAGATCTGTCGAACCTATGGTTTGCTTTAATTTATTCCAATTATTTCTATCTGGTCAGGAGAAAAATGATGGGAAACAATTGTCTTGATAAGaattttacagaaaattaaaatatattttgagcAGACCATTATTGCTTTAATCATAGCTACAGGGTCAAGAAATGTAAAATTCTTGGCTTCCAATCCAAatagcaagaaaagaaaaaacataGTAAGGATTTGttcaataatattaattatttttgtagCCGTTAGCTGTTTTAGTGGTTAACTTATTTAATACCTGTCAACTATTTTAATAGTTGATTATTTTAATGGCCGTTAGTTATTAGATATTAGctatttatatagtgatttaaagtAGAAATATTCAGTAAAAATAGTTGTTGGATTAACTGTTGAATGTAAAAATAATGATAtcatttaattgattttaatCAGATCGCTCCCTTaatctttaaaaaataaaatagataattatttatgaattactctattaatttttaaatattagtatAAACACTATATTATCAAGCTATATAAACAAAAGAATATTTTAATTATGGTTAAACTATTAAACATTACTTTAAAAGTTATTGCCGTATAACTTAACAGAAACTTCATTGGAAATTTCTGATGGGAGTTTCAGTCTGGTGTTTGGTCAAATGTAAACTTTTTGATGTACTTAAAAGTGATGTAGTTCTTTTTGTTGGTAACTATAAGAATTAGAAACATGACTTGCTTTTCAATTAgctatttttttgttaatttttttaattaatttggagGTTTGATAACACAATAAAGTATAATATTAAGAATAATCACATCCATCAAAGAACAATGTAGAACATATTGGAAATAAAATGAgagataattaattaaaatggttTTATCATATTCAACACAGAATTAAATTTTTCAGTACAAGAGTGTAATAAGTTAATAAGACAAGTAGCGAGTGTTTggcataatttacaaaaattaatttataagcacctaatatttataagtatttaaaatttaaatagttaTTTATTTGATTAGAGTGTTTATAAGTGACTAATAAATAGTTGATGTATTTAATAAAAAGTGGCTTATAagcataattattattaaaattattaaaaaagatatcaagttattttaaaattaaattagaatatataatgacattttaaaattaaataaggataacataataaattattttgttaaacTAACTTAATATTTATAAGTACTAAGATGAAAAACCTCTtcccaacttttttttttttctaataagttGTGTTTAtaagttttgaaaattttttaaacaAATGAGTTAACTTAAAATTAGAACTTATAAGCTAGTTTAACTAGCGTGTAAATTAGGTCAAACATACTCTGAGAAGAGAATGAGGAGATCTAAAATAATGTGAAAGAAGCAGTatcaaaaaatttaaaagtttggaGACTGAAGCCTAATAAGATTAGGGAAATTATTCATCTAATTATTTACTAGttttgaattattttaaaattatttttttataaaaaattatatattaattttcatccttgaataaatgaatattttttaaaaattgatctacaaattaatttctTCTGAATTAGTTGTTTTGACTTCTTATTTTCATataataattaacttaattattgCAATACCACTAAGCTTTAACTTAGTGGTATTGAAATGGTTTTAAAAACCGCGAGATCTTGAAGTTCGCAATTGATAAGCTAATGCGTTGTCCTGTTattgttttgaaaatattatttgtaaACGACAATCTTGTCCATCAAAATATTATATAGAAATAATCGTgttttctttcaaaatgatccgTCTTGAAAAGGTTGATGGGAACCGTACAAATGAAAGTAAAAGAttcaatatatttttttctttctcaatttagaaattatttaaaaaaaaaaatttaatctttGTTTTATAGAAGTACTATTATATAATTGATTCTAAGGTATAAAAACCTTCATTAGTTGGTGATAAGGTTACAAAACAAACATTCTGAAAACTCTAGAAAtgctttaataataataataataatgaaaatttttaatcaaattttttattatttataccagtcaaattactatttaatctctttattttaaaaaaattaattagttgattcgtgtatattgaaaaatattgttatTTAGTCACtttattttgtaaaattaattagttaatccttatattatttagtctctttattttgatgaaactaattagttagtctatatattttaaaaaataagcaTTTTGAAAATATATTATTGGATAAAAATATAGATTTTGCTATGTGAAAactaaatttgaatttacaattttttgaaattttaatttcttagacatcatttttatgttttctctactaaaaaatattttttcttgattacctataaatttaaaaaaaaaacttattaacTTTTTGGTGTAGACAATttgaacatttttatcaacatatGAAAACAAATAGAGAATGAGAGGGAGAAGGGCATGGGTGTAGAGAAAAAGAAGCATAGAGAGAGAGAAATAAGGgaagatgagaaaaaaaaaatagagagaattagaataatttaaatataaaaataattatacgaCTAAATAGTTAACGGagttaattacaaaaattaactaatatatttctctaaaatatagaaattaactaattaattttcacTTAAATGTGAGGATTAAATAATAGTTTGATGAGTCTTATTAACGAAAAAATTGATGAagagataaaataatttaaataaggactaaataatatattttttaaatacaaaaactaaataattagtttcattaaaatataataataataataataataataataataataataataataataataatagattcCTTCTCTTTCACACACATTAAAGTTGAAGTTTAAAAATAACTCTATAAAAATAAGCCATCTAAGTTAATGGTGATACTTAAAAAATTGATACGTGATTagaggtgtgcaaacggtcggttcggttccgaaccgaaccgaaccgaaccgataaaatcgaaaattaaaaataaaaaattttaaaaaccgaaccgaaccgattgataagagaaaaccgaaccgaatcgaaccgataaatatcggttcgatttgattttaaaccgatcaaaccgaaatttataaaatttcatatttttaacattaaatctaaataataaaaacataaaaacaaaaaaaattagaaatcaaaactcaaaaatcttaaggttcggttcggttttctttgattttggtttggttcgattcggtttgattcaatttggttcgattttttttatttcctttatatattaataatttatgttcggttcggtttttttgatttttttatgaaaataaccgaaccgaaccgattaatccgaaattatcaaaattataaaccgaaccgaaccgattaaattttaaaaccaaaccgattgaaccgaattaatcggttcagttcggtttttcggtttaaaccgaaaactgcacacccctataCGTGATAGtacttattttttaaatatttttttttatattttttatataaaaaattaacttacCATCAATCT
The Hevea brasiliensis isolate MT/VB/25A 57/8 chromosome 15, ASM3005281v1, whole genome shotgun sequence genome window above contains:
- the LOC110667950 gene encoding AT-hook motif nuclear-localized protein 13 isoform X2 encodes the protein MDSREQQPPLPSQIPPHPQQHQQHHQTQPNMLLGGPPSSYSNSTAAGHPAMGMINPNIPPTAAAGFPFNSVGPPRPQSKPPSSDGIFDGSSPPSSTGMRFSMEPAKKKRGRPRKYTPDGNIALGLSPTPISSSPNSLVHADPGGGTPGVASEPPSKRNRGRPPGSGKRQLDALGGVGGVGFTPHVITVKAGEDIASKIMAFSQQGPRTVCILSANGAICNVTLRQPAMSGGTVTYEGRFEIISLSGSFLLSENNGSRNQTGGLSVSLAGSDGRVLGGGVAGMLMAASPVQVIVGSFIADGKKSNSTISKSGPSLAPTTQTLNFGAPLTTSSPPSQGPSSESSDGNGSSPLNRDPGIYSNATQPIHSMNMYQLWAAPNPH
- the LOC110667950 gene encoding AT-hook motif nuclear-localized protein 8 isoform X1, with the protein product MDSREQQPPLPSQIPPHPQQHQQHHQTQPNMLLGGPPSSYSNSTAAGHPAMGMINPNIPPTAAAGFPFNSVGPPRPQSKPPSSDGIFDGSSPPSSTGMRFSMEPAKKKRGRPRKYTPDGNIALGLSPTPISSSPNSLVHADPGGGTPGVASEPPSKRNRGRPPGSGKRQLDALGGVGGVGFTPHVITVKAGEDIASKIMAFSQQGPRTVCILSANGAICNVTLRQPAMSGGTVTYEAVVKDQEAEKHVDENCWEEGRFEIISLSGSFLLSENNGSRNQTGGLSVSLAGSDGRVLGGGVAGMLMAASPVQVIVGSFIADGKKSNSTISKSGPSLAPTTQTLNFGAPLTTSSPPSQGPSSESSDGNGSSPLNRDPGIYSNATQPIHSMNMYQLWAAPNPH